In Sphingomonas sp. R1, a single genomic region encodes these proteins:
- the proB gene encoding glutamate 5-kinase, with protein sequence MSAPARSADAIGFAPSTCSRLVVKVGSSLLVDPEGQIRRDWLAALASDLGTRAREGQQLVIVSSGAIALGARRLKLPKGGRASLEDAQAAAATGQIALSSIWAELLHDQGMTAAQMLVTLDDLEDRRRYLNVSATLDRLLRLGVVPVINENDSVATEEIRFGDNDRLAARVASAANADGVVLLSDVDGLYTANPNTNPDAQLIETVDIIDERIEAMADRGSASGMGSGGMVSKIEAARIATKAGAHLAIADGRVEHPLARLAATRRGTLFLGQKGAAARKAWLRGGLTAKGAIHIDEGAAQALKEGRSLLSAGATRVEGRFARGDLVVVVGPDGRHLARGLAEYGHVDASRIVGRRSEDLVEILGYAPRAALVHRSHMALL encoded by the coding sequence ATGTCCGCGCCCGCACGCTCTGCCGACGCCATCGGTTTCGCTCCCTCGACCTGCAGCCGCCTGGTCGTGAAGGTCGGCTCGTCGCTGCTCGTCGATCCCGAAGGGCAGATCCGCCGTGACTGGCTCGCGGCGCTGGCCAGCGACCTCGGCACGCGCGCGCGAGAAGGGCAGCAGCTCGTCATCGTTTCGTCGGGCGCGATCGCGCTCGGCGCGCGGCGGCTCAAGCTGCCCAAGGGCGGCCGCGCCAGCCTCGAGGACGCGCAGGCCGCCGCCGCCACGGGCCAGATCGCGCTCTCGAGCATCTGGGCCGAGCTGCTCCACGATCAGGGCATGACCGCCGCGCAGATGCTGGTGACGCTCGACGATCTCGAGGATCGCCGCCGGTATCTGAACGTCTCCGCGACGCTGGACCGGCTGCTGCGGCTGGGCGTGGTGCCGGTGATCAACGAGAATGATTCGGTGGCGACCGAGGAAATCCGCTTCGGCGACAATGACCGGCTCGCCGCACGCGTGGCGAGCGCGGCCAATGCCGACGGCGTGGTGCTGCTGTCGGACGTCGACGGGCTCTACACTGCCAACCCCAACACCAACCCCGACGCGCAGCTGATCGAAACCGTCGACATCATCGACGAGCGGATCGAGGCGATGGCCGATCGGGGCTCCGCCTCGGGCATGGGGTCGGGCGGGATGGTCTCCAAGATCGAGGCGGCACGGATCGCGACCAAGGCGGGCGCGCATTTGGCCATCGCCGATGGGCGTGTCGAGCATCCGCTGGCCCGGCTGGCGGCGACTCGGCGGGGCACGCTGTTCCTCGGTCAGAAGGGCGCGGCTGCACGCAAGGCCTGGCTGCGCGGCGGGCTGACCGCCAAGGGCGCGATCCATATCGACGAGGGCGCAGCCCAGGCGCTGAAGGAGGGGCGGAGCCTGCTCTCGGCCGGGGCGACCCGCGTCGAGGGGCGGTTCGCCCGCGGCGATCTGGTGGTGGTGGTCGGGCCGGACGGGCGGCATCTGGCACGCGGACTCGCCGAATATGGCCATGTCGATGCCTCGCGCATCGTCGGGCGACGCAGCGAGGATCTGGTCGAGATCCTCGGCTATGCGCCGCGCGCCGCGCTGGTCCATCGCAGCCACATGGCGCTGCTGTGA
- the obgE gene encoding GTPase ObgE translates to MHFLDQAKIFVRSGAGGPGAVSFRREKFIEYGGPDGGNGGKGGDIIFEAVAGLNTLIDFRYTQHFRAPRGGGGSGSNRTGPGGDDLVIKVPIGTQILADDDERTLLADLTKEGQRIVFLRGGDGGRGNATYKTSTNRAPRQHGTGWPSEEAWVWLRLKLLADAGLVGLPNAGKSTFINAVTNAQAKVGAYAFTTTRPQLGVVRHKQREFVVADIPGLIQGAAEGAGIGDRFLGHIERCRVLLHLIDANDEDVATSYRIVRDELEAYGAGLSDKPVVIALNKIDTLDDELIAALSAELEEASGATVIPLSGAAGTGVDWVLDQLLEVIGPNENRAAEETGEDGEEFVEWSPV, encoded by the coding sequence ATGCATTTCCTCGATCAAGCCAAGATTTTCGTGCGCTCCGGCGCGGGCGGACCCGGCGCCGTGAGCTTCCGGCGCGAAAAGTTCATCGAATATGGCGGGCCCGATGGCGGCAACGGCGGCAAGGGCGGCGACATCATCTTCGAAGCCGTCGCGGGCCTCAACACGCTGATCGACTTCCGCTACACCCAGCATTTCCGGGCGCCCCGCGGCGGTGGCGGGTCCGGCTCGAACCGTACCGGCCCGGGCGGCGACGATCTGGTGATCAAGGTGCCGATCGGCACCCAGATCCTCGCCGACGACGACGAGCGCACGCTGCTGGCCGACCTTACCAAGGAAGGCCAGCGCATCGTCTTCCTGCGGGGCGGCGACGGCGGCCGCGGCAACGCGACCTACAAGACCTCGACCAATCGCGCGCCCCGCCAGCACGGCACCGGCTGGCCCAGCGAAGAGGCCTGGGTGTGGCTGCGCCTCAAGCTGCTCGCCGATGCGGGCCTGGTGGGGCTGCCCAATGCCGGCAAGTCGACCTTCATCAATGCGGTGACCAACGCGCAGGCCAAGGTCGGCGCCTATGCCTTCACCACCACGCGGCCCCAGCTGGGCGTGGTGCGCCACAAGCAGCGCGAATTCGTCGTTGCCGATATTCCCGGCCTGATCCAGGGCGCGGCGGAGGGCGCCGGCATCGGCGACCGCTTCCTCGGCCATATCGAGCGCTGCCGCGTGCTGCTCCACCTGATCGACGCGAACGACGAGGATGTGGCGACCAGCTACCGGATCGTCCGCGACGAGCTCGAGGCGTACGGCGCCGGCCTGTCCGACAAGCCGGTGGTGATCGCGCTCAACAAGATCGACACGCTCGACGACGAGCTGATCGCAGCGCTCTCCGCCGAACTGGAAGAGGCGAGCGGCGCGACGGTCATTCCGCTGTCCGGCGCGGCCGGAACCGGCGTCGACTGGGTACTCGACCAGTTGCTGGAAGTGATCGGTCCCAATGAGAACCGTGCTGCCGAAGAAACCGGCGAGGACGGCGAAGAATTCGTCGAATGGTCGCCGGTCTGA
- a CDS encoding acyl carrier protein, with protein sequence MTDRAEIFDIVAAQIEPFNKKSVALSETTTFAGDLEWDSLTVMDFVAAIEDEFDIVITMNMQAEIENVGQLVDAVQKLKG encoded by the coding sequence ATGACTGACCGTGCAGAAATCTTCGACATCGTCGCCGCGCAGATCGAACCCTTCAACAAGAAGAGCGTCGCGCTTTCGGAAACCACCACCTTCGCCGGCGATCTCGAATGGGACAGCCTGACGGTGATGGATTTCGTCGCCGCGATCGAGGACGAATTCGACATCGTCATCACCATGAACATGCAGGCCGAGATCGAGAATGTCGGCCAGCTGGTCGACGCCGTGCAGAAGCTCAAGGGCTGA
- the lptG gene encoding LPS export ABC transporter permease LptG: MNLGALFPSPTISLYMARLFVFRTFALLGALVLVLTSLDLLTESAAILAHPGNGNAEILRYVTLRVPQIMQTFLPYSVLGGAIFTLAQLNQNSEIIALKSGGLSAHQVLAPLMLSGLVVAGLSFVFNDRIVTRATATLEQWKKVEFAPLPVDRGDRANVWVQAAGNLINVQQIKGKGDAAQLYDITVYERNKGSLTSILTAKHGARAGGAWKVDAAKRFDVASATLAPVGDTLIGQGVRPDQFTLAHVDPDSSSFAELRVAIGELKAAGRPTKALEGSLWHKLSGPLSAFLMPLLGGVSAFGLARSGKLFVRVVIGMALGFLYFVADNFALAMGNLGAYPPFLAAWAPFLLFLMIGEAVLLRTEE, translated from the coding sequence ATGAACCTGGGTGCGCTGTTCCCCTCGCCGACCATCTCGCTCTACATGGCGCGGCTGTTCGTGTTCCGCACCTTTGCGCTGCTCGGCGCGCTGGTGCTGGTGCTGACCTCGCTCGACCTGCTGACCGAGAGCGCGGCGATCCTCGCCCATCCCGGTAACGGCAATGCCGAGATCCTGCGCTACGTGACGCTACGCGTGCCGCAGATCATGCAGACGTTCCTGCCCTATTCGGTATTGGGGGGCGCGATCTTCACGCTCGCCCAGCTCAACCAGAACAGCGAGATCATCGCGCTCAAGTCCGGCGGGCTTTCGGCGCACCAGGTGCTCGCGCCGCTGATGCTTTCGGGTCTGGTCGTCGCGGGCCTGTCGTTCGTGTTCAACGACCGCATCGTCACCCGCGCCACCGCGACGCTGGAGCAGTGGAAGAAGGTGGAGTTCGCGCCGCTGCCCGTCGATCGCGGCGACCGCGCCAACGTCTGGGTGCAGGCCGCCGGCAACCTGATCAACGTCCAGCAGATCAAGGGCAAGGGCGACGCGGCGCAGCTCTACGACATCACCGTCTATGAGCGGAACAAGGGCTCGCTCACCTCGATCCTCACGGCGAAGCACGGCGCCCGCGCTGGCGGCGCCTGGAAGGTCGACGCCGCCAAGCGCTTCGATGTCGCGAGCGCGACGCTGGCGCCGGTGGGCGACACGCTGATCGGCCAGGGCGTGCGGCCGGACCAGTTCACGCTTGCCCATGTCGATCCGGATTCGAGCTCTTTCGCCGAGCTGCGCGTTGCCATCGGCGAGCTCAAGGCCGCCGGCCGACCGACCAAGGCGCTGGAAGGTTCGCTGTGGCACAAGCTGTCCGGTCCGCTCTCGGCCTTCCTGATGCCGCTGCTGGGCGGCGTGTCGGCATTCGGCCTTGCACGCTCGGGCAAGCTGTTCGTCCGGGTGGTGATCGGGATGGCGCTGGGCTTCCTCTACTTCGTCGCGGACAATTTCGCGCTGGCGATGGGCAATCTCGGCGCCTACCCGCCCTTCCTCGCCGCCTGGGCGCCGTTCCTGCTGTTCCTGATGATCGGCGAGGCAGTGCTGCTACGGACCGAGGAATAG
- the lptF gene encoding LPS export ABC transporter permease LptF: MNSIDRYMARLIAVPLISTLIISAMLLVLDRMLRLFEFVATEGGPVSVVWRMLANLLPEYLGLGIPIGLMLGVLLAFRRLATTSELDVLRAVGISYTRLLRVPYLYAIVLAAVNFAIVGFVQPTSRYNYEQLRFELRSGALGASIKVGEFTNFGSKMTLRIESSQDEGRDLRGIFVEMTNKDGTPLAVTAQKGQFLRSDDPDTIIFRLSNGTLVHYDKNSPVPRVLTFTTHNLPIPLPKYEQFRKRGDSNIERTLPELAVIGRNRSAPEIDRETSRSAFHYRMAEVTTMFLLPMLAVALAIPPKRSTSMLGVFLSILMIVTYHKVNEYAQGVGSLGLVDPIIALWVPFSIFAGLTFWMYYTVAYVPGGQPIGALERAFAKTAKLIGRLLPGAKRRRRKAEAAR, encoded by the coding sequence ATGAATTCGATCGATCGCTACATGGCGCGGCTGATCGCGGTGCCGCTGATCTCCACCCTGATCATTTCCGCGATGCTGCTCGTGCTCGATCGCATGCTGCGGCTGTTCGAGTTCGTCGCGACCGAGGGTGGCCCGGTGAGCGTGGTGTGGCGCATGCTCGCCAACCTGCTGCCCGAATATCTCGGCCTCGGCATCCCGATCGGCCTCATGCTGGGCGTGCTGCTCGCCTTCCGCCGACTCGCCACCACGTCCGAGCTCGACGTGCTGCGCGCCGTTGGCATCAGCTACACGCGGTTGCTGCGCGTGCCGTACCTGTACGCGATCGTGCTGGCGGCGGTGAACTTCGCGATCGTCGGCTTCGTCCAGCCCACCTCGCGGTACAATTACGAACAGCTCCGCTTCGAGCTGCGCTCGGGCGCGCTCGGCGCCTCGATCAAGGTCGGCGAGTTCACCAATTTCGGCTCCAAGATGACGCTGCGCATCGAGTCCAGCCAGGACGAGGGCCGCGACCTGCGCGGCATCTTCGTGGAGATGACCAACAAGGACGGAACGCCGCTGGCGGTCACCGCGCAGAAGGGCCAGTTCCTCCGCTCGGACGATCCGGACACGATCATCTTCCGGCTCTCCAACGGCACGCTCGTCCATTACGACAAGAACTCGCCGGTGCCGCGCGTGCTGACCTTCACCACGCACAATCTGCCGATCCCGCTGCCCAAATACGAACAGTTCCGCAAGCGCGGGGACAGTAACATCGAGCGCACGCTGCCCGAGCTGGCCGTCATCGGCCGCAACCGTTCGGCGCCCGAGATCGACCGCGAGACCAGCCGCTCGGCGTTCCACTATCGCATGGCGGAAGTGACGACGATGTTCCTGCTGCCGATGCTGGCAGTGGCGCTGGCCATCCCGCCCAAGCGCTCCACCTCGATGCTGGGCGTGTTCCTGTCGATCCTGATGATCGTCACCTATCACAAGGTGAACGAATATGCGCAGGGCGTGGGCAGCCTGGGACTGGTCGATCCGATAATCGCGCTGTGGGTGCCCTTCTCGATCTTCGCAGGGCTGACCTTCTGGATGTACTACACCGTCGCCTATGTGCCCGGCGGCCAGCCGATCGGAGCGCTCGAGCGCGCCTTCGCCAAGACGGCGAAGCTGATCGGGCGGCTGCTGCCCGGCGCCAAGCGGCGACGTCGCAAGGCGGAGGCCGCACGATGA
- the spt gene encoding serine palmitoyltransferase — MTDLMSKFDGLIAERQALLDSGVIDPFAIVMEQVKSPTEAVIKGKDTILLGTYNYMGMTFDPDVIQAGKDALDQFGSGTNGSRMLNGTFRDHMEVEQALRDFYGVSGAIVFSTGYMANLGMISTLAGKGEYIILDADSHASIYDGCKQGNAEIVRFRHNDVADLDKRLGRLPAEAGKLVVLEGVYSMLGDIAPLKEMVAVAKKHGAMVLVDEAHSMGFFGPNGRGVYEDQGLEADVDFVVGTFSKSVGTVGGFCISNHPKFEAIRLACRPYIFTASLPPSVVATAATSIRKLATAHEKRARLWENARALHGGLTAMGFKLGTATPESAIVAVILEDQEQAVVMWQALLENGLYVNMARPPATPAGTFLLRCSLCAEHRPEQIERVLGMFRAAGQAVGVIA, encoded by the coding sequence ATGACCGACCTGATGAGCAAGTTCGACGGCCTGATCGCCGAGCGCCAGGCGCTGCTCGACAGCGGCGTGATCGATCCGTTCGCGATCGTGATGGAGCAGGTCAAGTCGCCTACCGAGGCGGTGATCAAGGGCAAGGACACCATCCTGCTCGGCACCTACAATTACATGGGCATGACGTTCGATCCGGACGTCATCCAGGCCGGCAAGGACGCGCTCGACCAGTTCGGTTCGGGTACCAACGGCAGCCGCATGCTCAACGGCACCTTCCGCGACCATATGGAAGTCGAGCAGGCACTGCGCGACTTCTACGGCGTGTCGGGCGCGATCGTGTTCTCGACCGGCTACATGGCCAATCTGGGCATGATCTCGACGCTGGCGGGCAAGGGCGAGTACATCATCCTCGACGCCGACAGCCATGCGTCGATCTATGACGGCTGCAAGCAGGGCAATGCCGAGATCGTCCGCTTCCGCCACAACGACGTGGCCGATCTCGACAAGCGCCTCGGCCGCCTGCCCGCCGAAGCCGGCAAGCTGGTGGTGCTGGAGGGCGTCTATTCGATGCTCGGCGACATCGCGCCGCTCAAGGAGATGGTCGCCGTCGCCAAGAAGCATGGCGCGATGGTGCTGGTCGACGAAGCGCACTCGATGGGCTTTTTCGGGCCCAATGGCCGCGGCGTGTACGAGGACCAGGGGCTGGAGGCGGACGTCGATTTCGTCGTCGGCACCTTCTCCAAGTCGGTCGGCACCGTCGGCGGCTTCTGCATCTCGAACCACCCGAAGTTCGAGGCGATCCGCCTGGCCTGCCGTCCGTACATCTTCACCGCCTCGCTGCCCCCCAGCGTCGTCGCGACCGCGGCGACCTCGATCCGCAAGCTGGCCACCGCGCACGAGAAGCGCGCCCGGCTTTGGGAGAATGCCCGCGCGCTGCACGGCGGCCTGACGGCAATGGGCTTCAAGCTCGGCACGGCAACCCCCGAAAGCGCGATCGTCGCGGTGATCCTGGAGGACCAGGAGCAGGCGGTGGTGATGTGGCAGGCGCTCCTCGAGAACGGCCTGTACGTCAACATGGCACGCCCGCCGGCGACCCCGGCCGGCACCTTCCTGCTGCGCTGCTCGCTCTGCGCCGAGCATCGGCCCGAGCAGATCGAACGCGTGCTGGGCATGTTCCGCGCGGCCGGCCAGGCCGTCGGGGTGATCGCCTAA
- a CDS encoding NAD-dependent epimerase/dehydratase family protein: MSVFAITGGTGFVGSRLIDLAVEAGHQVRALTRRDQPVRDGVTWVRGDLDATAALAELCAGADAAIHVAGVVNAPDREGFAHGNITGTANMLAAAKGAGVRRFVHVSSLAGREPQLSAYGWSKREADTLVKASGLDWTIVRPPAIYGPGDLEMLELFRVARFGLALLPPGGRISVIEVSDLGRLLLALAATDTFSGEIDPDDGRAGGWTHPEFAHAIGRAVGRRVLALSLPRAVLMAGAHIDRLLRGKRAKLTPDRVSYFCHPDWVVDPANRAPVNLWAPQVETEAGLVETAHWYRAKGLL, translated from the coding sequence GTGAGCGTGTTCGCGATCACCGGCGGCACCGGCTTTGTCGGCTCGCGGCTGATCGACCTGGCGGTGGAGGCCGGGCATCAGGTCCGCGCGCTCACCCGCCGCGACCAGCCCGTGCGCGACGGCGTCACCTGGGTGCGCGGCGATCTCGACGCGACGGCGGCGCTGGCCGAATTGTGCGCCGGTGCGGATGCGGCGATCCATGTCGCCGGCGTGGTGAATGCGCCCGATCGCGAGGGCTTTGCGCACGGCAACATCACCGGCACCGCCAACATGCTCGCGGCTGCCAAGGGCGCGGGGGTGCGCCGCTTCGTGCATGTCTCGTCGCTTGCCGGACGCGAGCCGCAGCTTTCGGCCTATGGCTGGTCCAAGCGCGAGGCGGACACGCTGGTAAAGGCATCCGGGCTCGACTGGACGATCGTCCGCCCGCCCGCGATTTACGGCCCCGGCGATCTGGAAATGCTGGAGCTCTTCCGCGTCGCCCGTTTCGGGCTGGCGCTTCTGCCGCCCGGCGGCCGCATCTCGGTGATCGAGGTAAGCGACCTCGGCCGCCTGCTGCTGGCACTTGCCGCCACCGACACCTTCTCTGGCGAGATCGACCCCGATGACGGCCGGGCAGGGGGCTGGACGCATCCCGAATTCGCGCATGCGATCGGTCGCGCCGTGGGGCGCCGCGTGCTGGCGCTGTCGTTGCCCCGGGCGGTGCTGATGGCGGGCGCACACATCGACCGGCTGCTTCGGGGCAAGCGGGCCAAGCTCACCCCCGACCGCGTCTCCTATTTCTGTCATCCGGACTGGGTGGTAGACCCTGCGAACCGTGCGCCCGTCAATCTGTGGGCGCCGCAGGTGGAGACCGAGGCCGGCCTGGTCGAGACCGCACACTGGTATCGCGCCAAGGGGCTGCTCTGA
- a CDS encoding suppressor of fused domain protein, with product MPAPSRIASAAERSAEVRGRFWAALGPASDRILSSAPAGSLWPGGHEAYRLIHRGNAILLATDGLSDPFHEDAGVNGFEIELFVEGPGEGAPTQVAGDGWMLEVLRRVAAIVAEEQGILRPLERHGPIPLELTNVSASAAIAARLPAHFLTADDVLGVMIGGPAPDFATQIEDMPLSPVRVVPVVLLTAAELGEIRAGDSDTRDGVLAGLEATGVGHCSDLHRESIV from the coding sequence GTGCCCGCGCCGAGCCGAATCGCGAGCGCTGCCGAGCGTTCGGCCGAGGTGCGGGGGCGGTTCTGGGCGGCGCTGGGGCCGGCAAGCGATCGCATCCTTTCCTCCGCGCCCGCCGGCTCGCTCTGGCCGGGGGGGCATGAGGCCTATCGCCTGATCCACCGCGGCAATGCGATCCTCCTGGCGACGGACGGCCTTTCCGATCCCTTCCACGAGGACGCGGGCGTCAATGGCTTCGAGATCGAGCTGTTCGTCGAAGGTCCCGGCGAAGGTGCGCCGACCCAGGTGGCTGGCGACGGCTGGATGCTGGAGGTGCTGCGGCGGGTGGCGGCAATCGTCGCCGAGGAACAGGGCATCCTGCGTCCGCTGGAGCGCCACGGCCCGATCCCGCTGGAACTGACCAATGTGTCCGCCTCCGCCGCAATCGCCGCCCGGCTGCCTGCGCATTTCCTGACCGCCGACGACGTGCTGGGCGTGATGATCGGCGGCCCGGCCCCCGATTTCGCGACGCAGATCGAGGACATGCCGCTTTCGCCGGTGCGGGTGGTGCCGGTGGTGCTGCTCACCGCGGCGGAACTGGGCGAGATCCGCGCCGGAGACAGCGACACGCGCGACGGCGTGCTGGCGGGGCTGGAGGCGACCGGCGTGGGCCATTGCAGCGACCTGCACCGCGAGTCGATCGTCTGA
- a CDS encoding TetR/AcrR family transcriptional regulator, translating into MTTKPVRKRLSPEESRDAALEAARTLLIEDGPQAVTLKAVAARIGRTHANLLHHFGSAAGLQKALAASIADAVTAKIGEAVLRARSTDHDLREVVDLTFDAFDREGAGALASWMILTGNQDALDPILEAIHRLVDRISEGQDARVPLREETLQLTLMALGDALLGAPMARALGLPRDKARELGAAMLRDRIAADV; encoded by the coding sequence ATGACGACCAAGCCGGTGCGCAAGCGCCTCTCCCCCGAAGAATCCCGCGATGCCGCCCTGGAGGCCGCCCGTACCCTGCTGATCGAGGATGGTCCCCAGGCTGTGACGCTGAAGGCGGTCGCGGCGCGCATCGGGCGGACGCATGCCAATCTGCTTCACCATTTCGGCTCGGCCGCGGGGCTGCAAAAGGCGTTGGCAGCCAGCATCGCCGACGCGGTGACCGCCAAGATCGGCGAAGCCGTGCTCCGCGCCCGCTCGACCGACCATGACCTGCGCGAGGTGGTGGACCTGACCTTCGACGCGTTCGACCGCGAAGGCGCCGGCGCACTGGCCAGCTGGATGATCCTCACCGGTAACCAGGACGCGCTGGACCCGATTCTGGAAGCGATCCACCGGCTGGTCGACCGGATCAGCGAGGGCCAGGACGCGCGCGTGCCGCTGCGCGAGGAAACGCTGCAGCTGACCCTGATGGCACTTGGCGACGCCCTGCTCGGCGCCCCCATGGCACGCGCGCTGGGCCTGCCGCGCGACAAGGCCCGCGAATTGGGCGCGGCCATGCTGCGGGATCGGATTGCAGCGGACGTGTGA
- a CDS encoding PEP-CTERM sorting domain-containing protein — translation MKQLLGAAVLAISTIAPAEAVTVTRSFTVTASTFMQFAGNPAPFKSLVADITVTYDPSKNGFYGAPDYFRVVTDGQINAGPFAATPIAGYFGPNALTSTPRLGIGGALNGGNVGLPGTDDFYIVFNIDPVGASSVSFNLATVPGAFLSTNATVVETTGTSAVPEGGTWMMLLAGSALAGGALRRARIRVLRA, via the coding sequence ATGAAACAGCTATTGGGCGCAGCGGTACTGGCCATTTCCACGATCGCCCCTGCCGAGGCAGTGACGGTGACACGCAGCTTCACCGTGACGGCATCAACGTTCATGCAGTTCGCGGGCAACCCTGCGCCGTTCAAATCGCTTGTCGCGGACATCACCGTGACGTACGATCCCAGCAAGAACGGCTTCTACGGCGCACCGGACTATTTCCGCGTCGTCACCGATGGCCAGATCAATGCCGGTCCGTTTGCCGCGACACCGATCGCGGGATATTTCGGTCCTAACGCCCTCACAAGCACCCCCCGCCTTGGCATCGGCGGCGCCCTCAACGGCGGCAATGTCGGCCTGCCCGGGACGGACGACTTCTACATCGTGTTCAACATCGACCCCGTCGGCGCCAGTTCGGTGTCGTTCAATCTCGCCACCGTGCCTGGCGCCTTTTTATCTACCAATGCCACCGTCGTGGAAACGACGGGCACGAGTGCGGTACCGGAAGGCGGAACCTGGATGATGTTGCTTGCCGGGTCTGCGCTCGCAGGTGGCGCCTTACGCCGGGCACGCATACGCGTCCTCCGCGCCTGA
- a CDS encoding ATP-binding protein has translation MSEAIPSLERSVHAKNWRLLLLGALAIAGVLVLGALILIQQRTDLERDRAIALQQHSFEVILRANQLSGGIAAAEAALGRYVVSADRNLGQQYADQWARAGEQLQRLRQLTADSDSQRRQVQALQKAFLARGRELDDTALYTTYKRDRDAWGAYYQVRESAARTQVEKTLDTIVEEERGVLRDRTRAAAQLIDNSSYASRVLSGFGLVIALGAVIFGWLAIEAQGERALADADAAWERERAGQLREAVAAATAQLREEAREREGAEAKLRQAQKMDAVGQLTGGIAHDFNNMLAVVLGGVELARRQIESDPKEAARHLDNAMEGAHRAAALTRQLLAFSRSESLAPEAVDAGGLIRGMRDLLDRTLGDTIRVETQDRGMGWRIWVDRHQLENAVLNLAVNARDAMNGRGTLTILTGESRLAANAVGHCAAGDYVSVAVRDTGCGMTPEVLERVFEPFFTTKPVGKGTGLGLSQIFGFVRQSGGGIAIETAPGEGTTVTLYLPRYKGVVQAAAPALPEAAEEKPGGSYDILVVEDDPRVLAATLAALHELGHRAVGCADPLKAPAAIESMPTLDLVMTDVLMPGQTGPEMIACVEGQLRGAAVLFVTGFTGEASAEQLRDRPVLRKPFTVAALSRAVREAVDGEARRVAQAAE, from the coding sequence ATGAGCGAAGCGATCCCGTCTCTGGAGCGTTCGGTTCACGCGAAGAACTGGCGCCTGCTGCTGCTGGGCGCACTGGCGATCGCCGGCGTGCTGGTGCTCGGCGCGCTGATCCTGATCCAGCAGCGCACCGATCTCGAGCGCGACCGGGCCATCGCGCTCCAGCAGCACAGCTTCGAAGTGATCCTGCGTGCCAACCAGCTTTCCGGTGGAATCGCAGCGGCGGAGGCGGCGCTGGGCCGCTACGTGGTCAGCGCCGATCGCAATCTCGGCCAGCAATATGCCGATCAATGGGCGCGGGCGGGCGAGCAGCTGCAGCGCCTCCGCCAGCTGACCGCGGACAGCGACAGCCAGCGCCGGCAGGTGCAGGCGCTGCAAAAGGCGTTCCTCGCGCGGGGCAGGGAGCTGGACGACACCGCGCTCTACACCACCTACAAGCGCGACCGGGACGCCTGGGGCGCCTATTATCAGGTGCGCGAAAGCGCTGCCCGCACGCAGGTGGAAAAGACGCTCGACACGATCGTCGAGGAAGAGCGCGGCGTGCTCCGCGATCGCACCCGTGCCGCAGCGCAGCTGATCGACAATAGCAGCTATGCCTCGCGCGTGCTCAGCGGCTTCGGTCTTGTGATCGCGCTCGGCGCGGTGATCTTCGGCTGGCTGGCGATCGAGGCGCAGGGCGAGCGCGCGCTGGCCGATGCGGATGCCGCCTGGGAGCGGGAACGTGCCGGGCAGTTGCGCGAGGCCGTCGCCGCCGCCACCGCCCAGCTGCGCGAGGAAGCCCGCGAGCGCGAGGGCGCCGAGGCCAAGCTCCGCCAGGCGCAGAAGATGGATGCGGTGGGCCAGCTCACCGGTGGTATCGCCCATGATTTCAACAATATGTTGGCCGTTGTTCTGGGCGGTGTCGAGCTTGCGCGGCGCCAGATCGAGAGCGATCCCAAGGAAGCCGCACGCCATCTCGACAACGCAATGGAGGGGGCCCACCGCGCCGCCGCGCTTACCCGCCAGCTGCTCGCCTTTTCGCGCTCGGAATCGCTGGCCCCCGAGGCAGTGGATGCCGGCGGACTGATCCGCGGCATGCGGGATCTGCTCGATCGCACGCTGGGCGACACGATCCGCGTTGAAACCCAGGATCGCGGCATGGGCTGGCGGATCTGGGTCGATCGTCACCAGCTCGAGAATGCGGTCCTCAATCTTGCGGTGAACGCCCGCGATGCGATGAACGGGCGCGGCACGCTGACCATCCTTACCGGCGAATCGCGGCTGGCGGCCAATGCGGTCGGGCATTGTGCGGCGGGCGACTATGTCTCGGTGGCGGTGCGCGACACCGGCTGCGGGATGACGCCCGAGGTGCTGGAGCGGGTGTTCGAGCCCTTCTTCACCACCAAGCCGGTGGGCAAGGGCACGGGGCTGGGGCTCAGCCAGATCTTCGGCTTCGTCCGCCAGTCGGGCGGCGGCATCGCGATCGAGACCGCGCCGGGCGAAGGCACCACGGTGACGCTCTATCTCCCGCGCTACAAGGGCGTGGTGCAGGCAGCGGCGCCGGCCCTGCCCGAAGCGGCCGAGGAGAAGCCCGGCGGCAGCTATGACATCTTGGTGGTGGAAGACGATCCGCGCGTGCTGGCGGCGACGCTGGCGGCTCTGCACGAGCTCGGCCACCGCGCAGTGGGCTGCGCCGATCCGCTCAAGGCGCCGGCTGCGATCGAATCGATGCCGACGCTCGATCTGGTGATGACCGACGTGCTGATGCCGGGGCAGACCGGCCCCGAGATGATCGCCTGCGTCGAAGGCCAGCTTCGCGGTGCGGCGGTGCTGTTCGTCACCGGCTTCACCGGCGAGGCGAGCGCGGAGCAGCTCCGCGACCGTCCGGTACTCCGCAAGCCGTTCACCGTCGCGGCACTGTCCCGCGCAGTCCGCGAGGCGGTGGACGGTGAAGCCCGCCGGGTGGCGCAGGCGGCGGAATAG